In the genome of Triticum urartu cultivar G1812 unplaced genomic scaffold, Tu2.1 TuUngrouped_contig_10223, whole genome shotgun sequence, the window GCCCCGACTCCAAACAAAGTGGGCCCACACGCAAGGAAATGAACGAAGTGGCTTAACAGACCGCAGCTCAAAAATTGGCATGTGTAGGCGAGCACTCGTTCCCACTCACAATTGCGCTGTATATGGGCGAATCTTATTTGACGCCCGTAGGCGTCAAATGGGGAACGTGACGCTCCCAAGCAACGGAACTGGGCTGGTGCAGTACAAATTTTCGTACTGTTTTGTTGATGCACAGCAACTGCAGCGTTTTTTAAGTTATCTGTTTGCATTTATTTTGTTTGGGCGATGCTCGCAAGCAACCGAATTGAGGCGTACGAATAACAGGTTTCATCATGTTCCGCTCGTGCGCAGCAACTAAGAGTTTGTTTTTATGTTTGTAGTTTTTTGTTCTGGTTTTGTTTTTGTACTCCCCTATCCTCCTTTGTTTTTATACTCATCCAAACTGTTTTTTTGAATATTTTAGAAGGTTCTATGCATGGATTTTCATTTCCGTGTTTTTCCTTTCCGTTCATTTCGATTTTTTGCTGCGTTTTTTCTTTAATTTCCTTTTCatgtttatttttttattttcatttaTAAATCTACTTTTTGTACATGAACAATTTTTTTAAACACGGCGGACTATTTTCAATgtatgatgaacatttttgtaacATACAATGGATTTATTTTAATATATGGGAATACTTTTTATATTTAAGAAACACAAAATGAAGATTTTGTAATACATGGTGAACATTTTCTTACACATTGACATTTTTTCAAACACAAGGTGAAGAATTTATAAATATATATTTTTGAAATATGCTTTATAATTTTTTATACTATTTCATCAGTATATATTTGTATAAATATACTGCATCGATTTTTTAATTATATTTagttgatatatatatatatttgcaCGAAAATTAGCACAACGTAAATGAGCTGCTACACTTCCGGCCCATTTTGGCCGATGTGGGTGTTTCCTTGTCTACCGGACGCCTGCGTGTCATATAGAAGGACTCCTGTGTATGTGCCCTAACGGGAAGACTAATTCATGTTTTTAGTAGAACAGGGTTATTTTTTCATTCAAAACATTCAACGGACTACAACAAATATCGGGTAAACCACTCAGCCACATATAAGGCTCCAGCAGCTTTAACTAAGCTATGAGCCTCTCCAACTGACTCCCTGTGCTCATGTACTACTGTAGCTTCGTTAGAAAACCTGGAATGATAATCAGTCTCACGCAAAATCATAGCTACAGCAAAAAAAATTGCGAGACCAAACATTGTCCTCGCCGTTAGCCATACAGATCCACCGCCGGTTGATTATATGAACCACACGTCTATGTGCCTCGCTGCTAGGGCGCCTACCGCCGCAGCCCGTTGCCATCATCAAGAGATGCAATCGGATCATATACCAGGACAACCTTTGTTTCCATAAGCACCTTCCAACTTTTTTCAACCACACGCTGCCACAAAGTAATGTTTTTACAACCTTCAAAAAAACTCATGTTTTTACAGACTCCCTGTCCTTGTAAGCACATGCAATTGGTCATGGCAAAATGGAAAGACATCGAACCAAATACGCAAGCACATGTACAGCAGCAACATGTAAAAGGAGAGGAGGAAGCAAAGCCATGTAAATTGACTTCCGGAGATATTTGGCGTCATGGAAGTATCCTAAAATACTATGAAGCTCATGTCCAAGACGACAGATGACCAGCTCAGGCTCTCAGGCTCTCAGCAAAGGGACACATGAATATTGGCACCTACAAACAAAGTTGCCCCCTCCAGCCATTCAACCATATCGGAAGGGGGAGTACAGCCTTTACTTGATCACAATATCATGATAGCAACAGCCAGAAACACTATTTTGATTTGCACTGGTGCCCATATATCTTTCCTGAGTCGGTGAACTTGAGCTGCTGACTGCTGGTGCGCTGATCTTTGTGTTCCTCTGGACTTTTGAGATGTGAGCGAAGGGCAGGCCTCATAGGAGAAGAAAAACAACACGCGTCATGGTCGAGTCAATGCATGCTTTGTCGGACTGGGAACCATCCACTTGTCCATAGATCAATGGATTAAATACTGATTTGCATACCTGTTTTTCTACTGTAACAATAATCAAGCCAATAATAATAAGATTTCTCTGTCATTGGCAATCTTTGTCCCATTAATTGATCTCAGTTGAACGTTCTGTGCTGAGCTGGTTGTGATTTCACTCGCTGACTTCATACTCCGCGGCTGTGCACACGTACACACGTCCAAATAGATACATATACATTCCACCTGGTTTTACGCCCCAAAGTTGTAGAGGCCACTTAGAAAACTCCATCTTCTCACGTTCAAGTGGAATGTATCTCACGTTCAAGTGGAATGTATATCAAATTCAACGTGTGTATGTGTGCACAGCCGCGGAGTATGAAGTCAGCGAGTGAAATCACAACCAGCTCAGCACAGAAAGTTCAGCTGAGATCAATTAATGGGGCAAAGATTGCCAATGACCGACAAATCTTATTATTATTGGCCTGATTATTATTACAGTAGAAGAACAGATATGCAAATCAGTATTTATTCCATTGATCCATGGACAAGTGGGTGGTTCCCTGTCCGGCAAAGCATGCATTGACTCGATCATGTCGCATTattgaaatgaaaaaaatgaaCCGTAATAATAAGTTGTACTcactctgttcctaaatataagtctttgtagagatccCACTACAAattacatacggatgtatatagacatattttagagtgtagattcactcattttgctccatatgtactccATAGTGGGATCTCttaaaagacttatatttggaaacggagggagtagaagtCACATGTATGCCACTAATCAAGGAGTCATCGACCACTCGCATTCTAGGGAACGTTCTGCCGAGCATACTATTCCTTCTCGTCTTCTAAGACGCCAAATACTACATAGAAAGGGAGTTGATGGATATAGAGGTTGTGGCAGTAGGCTGTGTTCCATATTTTTATGTGGTGCGTCAAAAAATCTGAAAATATTCGCACAATTGTACTGTCTCCATTCGGGTTTATAAGTCGAATGATGGGTTTTCTCTTCATTTTGACTAACGAAAGATATGCTAAATGCTAAAAAAATCTTTAGATTCGTTGTCGAGTGAAGTTTCTGTAGGTATTGCATCACCTTACATTTGAACCAGACCCTTGTCGAAATACATGACCATATATATACACATCATCTAGTCAAATCAAGAAAAATTGCGCCATGACAGTTATTTATACCATCTGCATACCAACAGCTGTCCATGAAGAATATCAAGACCTACCTAGCCAGAGAGCTATTACATTAAGACTTGTGCTAATTTGATGGCAAGATCAAGGAAATTACACACGACCAGACCCTTATGGCAGGATATTATGTTCACACCATGAGAAATACATGGTTTTCCTAAATAATGAACCCGCAGTTTTACTATGTTTTGTTAAACTATGAAAAGCCAATACCATGGTATCTGTTTTTCCTCTTGTCCATGCGTATAAGGAGTAGTACGTGTTTCTTCAGTTTGGAAATGTGTCTGCTTTTTAGGTGAAATATGGTGGACATTTGCCATCCTGAACCATGgacacgaggatcacctccacTTGTGACGGAAAATAGTACAGTTCCCTCTTGGTTTGTCACGGAACTGAACTATATAAGGCACATTATTGAAAGGTGAAAAAACTGTTAATATACTTTCAAATAATTATCCGTTTTATTCTGTGTAATTTCTGGTTGCATACGCGATATAAATTTTCTTGACTGAGCACATCCTAGCAAATCTAACTAGGTTAAATTAAAGATTCAATGACGCTGCCACCGATGAGAATGTATACATCGGCGCAACTAATTAGTTCTGCAAATAGAGTGGAATATACAATTTTTCCACAAGAGACGTCATGATCGTCCTAATTACATGCAATTTCTACGATTTCACAATCCTTATAAGCCTATAAAAGACGAACTTTTCCCAAGCGTTTGGCCATCAATAGCTCAAACTTGCTGCAGACGCCCAGTTAAGAATCAAAGCCTCTCCAAGTCCAAACAACATGTTCACCAAGGACGGTAACCTAATTAACCTCCACTTATCATAACCGTATATTGCGTGCCTGCAGACTAGCTCTATTTATATTTTCTGACACGCCATATATATGCAGTGCCTCTACTAAAAACTGCATCACCTACCCGTCCAACCTATGTTCCACCACCAGGTGGCTCAGCATCGCCTTCTGACGATGGTTAGTACCGGCCGCCGATCTCAATTGCTAGTAGTATTATCCCAGTCCCATTCATTAACCAATTAAATTTCATATCAATTATTTGTTATGCAGTGATGCATACTAAAGATGTGCCTGGACCGAAAAATTCTGACGCCAGGAAGAAAGGTATTCATCCTGTTGGATACTATAACCATCGCTAGCCTCTCCAAATTTGCCTCATGTTACATTGATAAGCATAGCCAGCCTCCTAACATCTTAatcccatgcatgcatgcaactggTTAAACTGATCGTATCGGTATACTACTCTCTAATTGATTGAT includes:
- the LOC125526480 gene encoding protein TonB-like, with the translated sequence MFTKDVPLLKTASPTRPTYVPPPGGSASPSDDVMHTKDVPGPKNSDARKKVVTPHNAPAQPAEASSTGAAAKATSPSTPPLKVSSSTKQNNPT